A DNA window from Ranitomeya imitator isolate aRanImi1 chromosome 2, aRanImi1.pri, whole genome shotgun sequence contains the following coding sequences:
- the SFT2D3 gene encoding vesicle transport protein SFT2C, which yields MADLGRQLQEYVAQNKAGSSGGSAASSPAERQSSEPGWRAWFSPPSSGLSWSWSPMDPDPFLPGMSGTQRLMAAGVCAGMAALCFGLAGLYVPLLLLRARKFAMLWSMGSLLGLCAAGLLRGPSRMLREPDPWAFFYLAALGGTLYAALGFRSTPLTLLGAAAQIVTGAALLLGMLPGGAAGRRYISGLCGSLMRRGVSKALPV from the coding sequence ATGGCGGACCTAGGCCGGCAGTTACAGGAGTACGTAGCGCAGAATAAGGCCGGGAGCAGCGGCGGTTCTGCGGCCTCCTCCCCCGCGGAGCGCCAGAGCTCGGAGCCGGGATGGCGGGCCTGGTTCTCTCCTCCCAGCAGCGGCCTCTCGTGGTCATGGAGTCCTATGGACCCGGATCCTTTCCTGCCCGGGATGTCCGGGACGCAGAGGCTGATGGCGGCCGGTGTGTGCGCGGGCATGGCCGCTCTGTGCTTCGGCCTGGCCGGACTCTATGTGCCGCTGTTGCTGCTCCGGGCTCGGAAGTTCGCGATGCTCTGGTCTATGGGCTCGCTGCTGGGCCTGTGTGCCGCCGGCCTCCTGCGGGGCCCCAGCCGCATGCTCCGGGAGCCCGACCCGTGGGCCTTCTTCTACCTGGCCGCCCTGGGGGGCACGCTGTACGCCGCGCTAGGCTTCCGGAGCACCCCGCTCACATTACTGGGGGCCGCCGCGCAGATCGTCACTGGCGCCGCGCTGCTGCTGGGCATGTTACCGGGCGGCGCCGCGGGGAGGCGCTACATCAGCGGGCTGTGCGGGAGTCTGATGCGGAGAGGGGTCTCCAAAGCCCTGCCCGTGTAA